From one Dyella sp. 2HG41-7 genomic stretch:
- a CDS encoding PilW family protein gives MKRCCHGLSLVELMIAMALGLLLSAGIVAVFTATSAQRKVQEQLALLQEEGRFAITQIKNDLAMAGAQYCAGTGGDAHASGAGPYLDQLRAPTVYASDPSVLMRALNDVTTPWGGAYPSAPSEPYSFPSFLAMRGYDCTSTACTPMDPSNKRNPSGFSIAAMGKAIDSRVIGTSVITVRYINPSGGWKVASNDSAGGSKIDSHADGSIGISLHPGAGELAVDKVKAEEPLMLLADCSSAQIFDASGQGGSQLFSTGNNFVQPRVMQNMVAPKLFDLSRDLRTVTYFLRVVDTGDGAGHKTGALVRRLNGGNTAFRDGLSEEIARGVERLDFKYGVQHADGTVRYYTAAQVDNSTSADCPRVPLPIPGSNDHGCLWRAVSLIEIDLLMDGQKPLYSLTPDELAYSYAADGIHSPESPSSSRRKVTPEQQGFPLPMLRREFTAVVAVRNANP, from the coding sequence ATGAAGCGATGCTGTCACGGGCTATCGCTAGTGGAGTTGATGATCGCGATGGCGCTCGGATTGTTGCTAAGCGCAGGCATCGTTGCAGTATTTACCGCGACGTCCGCCCAACGCAAGGTGCAGGAGCAACTGGCGCTACTGCAAGAAGAAGGGCGCTTTGCCATCACGCAAATCAAGAACGATCTCGCCATGGCCGGCGCGCAATACTGCGCCGGAACGGGAGGCGATGCGCACGCCAGCGGAGCAGGTCCCTACCTGGATCAACTGCGAGCTCCCACTGTTTATGCAAGCGATCCCAGCGTGCTTATGAGGGCCTTGAATGATGTCACCACACCTTGGGGCGGCGCGTATCCATCGGCGCCGAGCGAGCCGTATTCCTTTCCTTCGTTTCTCGCCATGCGCGGTTATGACTGCACTTCGACTGCTTGCACGCCGATGGACCCAAGCAATAAGCGCAATCCAAGTGGGTTCAGCATTGCCGCTATGGGTAAGGCGATCGATAGTCGAGTTATCGGTACATCAGTCATTACTGTGCGCTACATCAATCCTTCAGGCGGTTGGAAAGTCGCTTCGAACGATAGTGCTGGAGGAAGCAAAATCGATAGTCATGCCGATGGATCGATCGGTATCAGCTTGCATCCCGGCGCCGGTGAATTGGCTGTCGACAAGGTCAAGGCAGAAGAGCCATTGATGTTGCTGGCTGATTGCTCCAGTGCGCAGATCTTCGATGCATCAGGGCAGGGTGGCTCGCAACTCTTCTCTACGGGTAACAATTTTGTCCAGCCGCGCGTGATGCAAAACATGGTTGCGCCAAAGTTATTCGACCTCAGTCGCGATCTTCGAACCGTTACTTACTTCTTGAGGGTGGTAGATACCGGGGACGGCGCGGGGCATAAGACGGGTGCGCTGGTTCGTCGCCTCAATGGAGGCAACACGGCTTTTCGTGACGGACTATCAGAAGAAATTGCGCGTGGCGTCGAGCGCCTCGATTTCAAATACGGCGTGCAACACGCCGATGGCACCGTCCGCTACTACACAGCAGCTCAAGTCGATAACAGTACGAGCGCCGATTGCCCCAGGGTCCCGCTGCCGATTCCGGGCAGCAACGATCATGGTTGTCTCTGGCGTGCCGTAAGTTTGATCGAGATCGATCTGTTGATGGACGGTCAAAAGCCTTTGTATTCGCTCACTCCAGACGAATTGGCGTACAGCTATGCCGCGGACGGCATTCACAGTCCGGAATCTCCTTCTTCTTCAAGGCGAAAGGTAACGCCGGAACAACAGGGATTTCCGTTGCCGATGTTGCGTCGCGAGTTTACGGCTGTCGTGGCCGTGCGTAACGCCAATCCATGA
- a CDS encoding PilX N-terminal domain-containing pilus assembly protein, with product MRVLRNDRRFFRDGTCNGFALLMALIFLLLISMFAVGASEYALLQQRMAGNLRNAQQARMSAESALRGAEYKLWSTANQPATRLHCLDAAVSPDDGCVVYRGDGALYATNGAVTRFQSAAGWIAGIGVSYPLSSNTQEPTEALAKDPVYLIEDLGAEHPPGTTGLHESGNTGPNNAAQAQVAIHMYRITARGVGGNSNTVSVVQSTFDAPVNP from the coding sequence ATGCGCGTTTTACGTAATGACCGACGATTTTTCCGTGACGGCACTTGCAACGGGTTCGCGTTGTTAATGGCTTTAATCTTTTTGTTGTTGATCAGCATGTTTGCCGTGGGAGCATCCGAGTACGCGTTGTTGCAGCAACGTATGGCCGGCAATCTGCGGAATGCGCAGCAGGCACGAATGAGTGCGGAATCGGCGCTACGAGGTGCGGAATACAAATTGTGGTCGACAGCGAATCAGCCAGCCACACGTTTGCATTGTCTGGACGCCGCCGTGTCGCCCGACGATGGCTGCGTCGTCTACCGCGGCGATGGCGCGCTTTACGCGACGAACGGTGCAGTGACTCGTTTTCAATCGGCGGCAGGTTGGATAGCCGGTATCGGTGTGTCGTATCCGCTTTCATCGAATACGCAGGAGCCGACAGAAGCGTTGGCGAAAGATCCCGTCTATCTCATTGAAGATTTAGGCGCAGAACATCCGCCTGGGACAACGGGCTTGCATGAATCCGGCAACACCGGGCCGAACAATGCTGCCCAGGCGCAGGTTGCCATTCACATGTATCGCATTACGGCGCGTGGCGTTGGTGGCAATTCGAATACGGTTAGCGTCGTGCAGAGTACATTCGATGCGCCAGTCAATCCTTAA
- a CDS encoding PilC/PilY family type IV pilus protein → MRQSILNSFRPLVSLSLAATIGLTSFAKAQNTVELSPLPLDRSQEAPSLAILGLNSNVLGEGSLAFEGGYNSADWSGVLKAVTVNGGGVAGETMWDAGALLTDPDISSPEGRTVLTARRGDGGAITGMGFEPQADFDDVEMHGLMSPASEHAADTMMARVNYLRGDRISETDGGMRKRISLLGAILHSQAIYVGYPSSNYIDTWPKQIGGVIVSAPEAQPGAQRYADFVSKHANRPPALYVGANDGMLHVFHAPIPACKTRDSNNRCTAYNAVTNAGREWWAYVPRAVYGNLGNLTSANHFHFQPTVDATPVVRDVFFSERGHHEWHTLLVGGLRLGGRGVYALDITDPDAASEAFPRRTVLWEFDADSAPGTTPSNVAYNPVDLDYTYGQPAIARLANGRWTVLIPSGYFADCSAKDKPIHCEESSGTPPAAYSALFVLDAQTGEVIAELKTPTSIDGVRSYGLTTPVLGDYNNDQVDNVAFAGDLAGNLWRFDLSSPNPSKWMVALAYRAAAQGAQPITSMPRLFPDPATNRFIVVFGTGKYLGDDDKANEDVATQSIYGIRDKLDAEEQPITSTRQDLQSQMLTESVAADQNGQGASATVRSLTSNPILAKAGGWFIDLNVIAGERVVATPGAVFNTNVALVSTLIPHADKPGGAIMAIDAATGRSASIVSFGGTSYAGALVETPLTTGTLPAAARMGGGKLILPDLKLRGVKNGLDTPVSLDSSLWRRRSWQVLTPDS, encoded by the coding sequence ATGCGCCAGTCAATCCTTAATTCCTTCCGTCCGCTGGTGTCGCTTTCGTTGGCGGCAACGATAGGTCTGACGTCGTTTGCAAAAGCGCAAAACACCGTAGAGCTGAGTCCGCTGCCATTGGACCGTTCACAAGAAGCGCCGTCTCTCGCGATTCTGGGGCTGAATAGCAATGTGCTTGGAGAGGGCTCGCTCGCTTTTGAAGGCGGCTACAACTCTGCCGACTGGTCAGGTGTACTCAAAGCGGTGACTGTGAATGGTGGCGGCGTCGCAGGCGAGACGATGTGGGATGCGGGCGCGTTGCTTACCGATCCAGACATATCCTCTCCCGAAGGGCGGACGGTGCTCACGGCAAGACGTGGCGATGGCGGCGCGATTACTGGCATGGGTTTCGAGCCGCAAGCCGACTTTGATGACGTCGAAATGCATGGCTTGATGTCGCCCGCGTCGGAACACGCTGCAGACACGATGATGGCGCGTGTGAACTATCTGCGTGGCGACCGGATATCCGAAACGGATGGCGGGATGCGCAAACGTATCAGCCTACTGGGCGCGATACTGCATTCGCAGGCAATCTATGTAGGCTATCCGTCTAGCAACTATATCGACACGTGGCCGAAACAAATCGGTGGCGTGATCGTGTCCGCGCCCGAAGCCCAACCCGGCGCGCAGCGTTACGCAGATTTCGTCTCGAAGCACGCAAATCGTCCACCGGCTTTGTACGTCGGCGCCAATGACGGCATGTTGCATGTGTTTCACGCGCCGATTCCAGCGTGCAAAACGCGAGATTCGAATAATCGCTGCACTGCGTACAACGCCGTCACAAATGCGGGCAGGGAGTGGTGGGCCTACGTGCCGCGCGCGGTGTATGGCAATCTCGGCAATCTGACATCGGCGAATCATTTCCACTTTCAACCAACAGTGGATGCTACACCGGTGGTGCGAGATGTCTTTTTCAGCGAACGTGGGCATCACGAATGGCACACCTTGCTGGTGGGCGGTCTTCGGCTCGGTGGGCGCGGCGTCTATGCGTTGGATATTACCGACCCTGATGCAGCAAGCGAAGCATTTCCAAGGCGCACGGTGTTGTGGGAGTTTGATGCCGATTCGGCGCCCGGCACAACGCCGTCGAACGTCGCGTACAACCCGGTGGATCTCGACTATACCTATGGGCAGCCGGCGATTGCGCGTCTTGCGAATGGTCGATGGACGGTATTGATTCCCAGCGGATATTTCGCCGACTGCAGCGCCAAGGACAAACCGATTCATTGCGAAGAATCGAGCGGGACGCCACCTGCCGCTTACAGCGCTTTGTTCGTATTGGATGCGCAAACGGGCGAAGTTATCGCCGAACTGAAAACGCCGACGTCGATCGACGGTGTTAGGAGTTATGGGCTCACGACGCCGGTACTTGGCGACTACAACAACGATCAAGTCGACAATGTGGCTTTCGCAGGCGACCTTGCCGGGAATTTGTGGCGCTTCGATCTATCTTCGCCCAATCCATCGAAGTGGATGGTTGCGCTGGCTTATCGGGCCGCCGCGCAAGGCGCTCAACCCATCACGAGCATGCCGCGCCTTTTTCCCGATCCGGCGACAAATCGATTTATCGTCGTGTTCGGCACGGGTAAATACCTTGGCGATGACGACAAGGCCAACGAGGACGTCGCAACGCAGTCGATCTACGGCATTCGAGATAAGCTCGATGCGGAAGAGCAACCGATAACATCCACGCGGCAAGACTTGCAGTCCCAAATGCTTACTGAAAGTGTGGCGGCGGATCAAAACGGGCAGGGCGCAAGTGCGACTGTACGCAGTCTCACGTCAAATCCCATCCTCGCCAAAGCGGGCGGTTGGTTTATCGACCTGAACGTTATTGCGGGCGAGCGCGTTGTCGCGACGCCTGGCGCCGTCTTCAACACCAACGTTGCATTGGTCAGTACGCTGATCCCTCATGCCGACAAACCAGGCGGCGCGATCATGGCGATCGACGCCGCGACAGGTCGCTCGGCATCGATCGTTTCGTTCGGTGGGACATCGTATGCAGGCGCTCTCGTCGAAACCCCGCTCACGACCGGTACATTGCCCGCCGCGGCGCGAATGGGTGGCGGGAAGCTGATCTTGCCAGACCTCAAATTGAGAGGCGTCAAGAACGGCTTGGACACACCTGTATCACTCGACAGCTCGTTATGGCGTCGTCGTTCGTGGCAGGTACTGACGCCGGATTCTTGA
- a CDS encoding type IV pilin protein encodes MDRTRGFTLFELIAAVAIAAILAAVATQSYVRYASRSRRTDAHHMLMTIASSEERWYATYNRYTDDPGKLGYATPTLSPHGYYEATVTVTDDDGQAFIATAIPIKQQAGDACGTLSIDNAGHKTPAKSDAAANANGNCW; translated from the coding sequence ATGGATCGCACCCGCGGATTTACATTGTTCGAATTGATCGCCGCTGTGGCGATCGCTGCGATATTGGCCGCTGTGGCTACCCAATCCTATGTGCGATATGCGAGCCGCTCCCGTCGTACGGACGCACATCATATGCTTATGACAATTGCCAGCAGCGAAGAACGTTGGTACGCCACTTACAACCGTTATACGGATGATCCAGGAAAGTTGGGCTACGCAACCCCGACCTTGTCGCCGCATGGTTATTACGAAGCGACAGTGACGGTCACTGACGATGACGGTCAGGCGTTTATTGCGACGGCCATACCGATCAAACAACAGGCCGGCGATGCATGCGGTACGCTTTCTATAGACAACGCCGGCCACAAAACGCCGGCCAAGTCGGATGCAGCGGCCAATGCAAACGGGAACTGCTGGTAG
- the recD gene encoding exodeoxyribonuclease V subunit alpha, with product MSRDTMLAMIADAVSRRVLRALDFAFARFIAECDPNAEPPLLLMAALASRQLGDGHPCLDLQALDALATAQEWPASWVGMLAAESAPASPLVADSQGLPLDAPLVLDRHRLYLRRYWQYECRVATGISTRLRPVETPDDALRVELQRFFPVQQDNPVHWPRVACALAAHGLFSVVTGGPGTGKTTAVVRLLGLLQTLQLRQQATPLRIRLAAPTGKAAARLNASIARQIAALDVDEHVREAIPLEVETLHRLLGARPDSRRYTHDAQHPLHVDVLVIDEASMIDLEMMAAVLDALPIHARLILIGDKDQLSSVEAGAVLGDLGQRAEDGHYDAATAAWLRLVSGDDITSFVREDAQPLDQHVAMLRSSHRFGAESGIGRLAAAVNHGDANAVDQLLDAPPGDIAWISSSTNALMIAPSMVDGHADWFSSRATDHAPQSFRYYLERLKQQRPPLDADSAHYRRWAHDVLEAFNRFQLLCAVRQGPFGTERLNRDVAAALVAAGLIDTDRGWYEGRPVMMTRNDYSLGLMNGDIGIALRMRGVDGELRLYVAFPVTRGAASTAPLDDDAQVRCVLPSRLGEVETVYAMTVHKSQGSEFEHTALILPDDAPAMLTRELLYTGVTRARRWLTLIASRASIEQALAQRTRRYSGLAERLPPM from the coding sequence ATGTCGCGTGACACCATGCTCGCCATGATCGCCGACGCCGTGTCACGACGCGTGCTGCGTGCGTTGGATTTCGCGTTTGCACGCTTTATCGCCGAATGCGATCCGAACGCCGAACCGCCGCTGTTATTGATGGCTGCGCTGGCGAGCCGACAGCTTGGCGACGGTCACCCTTGTCTCGATCTGCAAGCGCTGGATGCGTTGGCGACAGCGCAGGAATGGCCCGCCTCATGGGTAGGCATGCTTGCCGCCGAATCAGCTCCCGCATCGCCCTTAGTTGCCGATTCTCAAGGTCTACCGCTGGATGCGCCCCTTGTACTGGATCGCCATCGTTTGTACTTGCGTCGCTACTGGCAGTACGAATGTCGCGTGGCAACTGGCATTTCAACGCGACTTCGCCCTGTCGAAACGCCAGACGACGCCCTGCGCGTCGAATTGCAGCGCTTTTTCCCCGTTCAGCAAGACAACCCCGTCCACTGGCCTCGCGTCGCGTGCGCCCTTGCGGCACATGGGCTTTTCAGTGTCGTCACAGGCGGACCCGGAACCGGAAAAACCACCGCCGTCGTACGCTTGCTCGGCTTGCTGCAAACGTTGCAATTACGCCAGCAGGCTACGCCTCTACGTATTCGCCTGGCCGCGCCCACAGGCAAGGCTGCCGCACGACTGAACGCCTCCATCGCTCGACAAATCGCCGCGCTCGACGTCGATGAACACGTGCGCGAGGCGATACCGCTTGAAGTGGAAACCTTGCACCGTCTGCTTGGCGCACGCCCCGACAGCCGCCGCTATACGCACGATGCGCAACATCCTCTGCATGTGGATGTGTTGGTGATCGACGAGGCGTCGATGATCGACCTAGAAATGATGGCCGCGGTGCTCGATGCGCTCCCCATTCATGCACGCTTGATTCTTATCGGCGACAAGGATCAGCTTTCATCGGTGGAAGCCGGCGCCGTGCTCGGCGATTTGGGGCAGCGCGCCGAGGATGGCCACTACGACGCTGCAACCGCAGCGTGGTTGCGCCTCGTGAGCGGCGACGACATCACGTCGTTTGTTCGGGAAGACGCACAACCGCTCGATCAACATGTCGCCATGTTGCGTAGCAGTCATCGTTTCGGCGCGGAAAGCGGCATCGGTCGACTTGCTGCCGCCGTGAACCATGGCGATGCGAATGCGGTCGATCAGTTGCTCGACGCCCCGCCCGGCGATATCGCCTGGATTTCTTCCAGCACCAACGCCCTCATGATCGCGCCATCGATGGTAGACGGTCATGCCGATTGGTTTTCGTCGCGAGCAACAGATCATGCACCGCAAAGTTTTCGCTACTATCTCGAGCGCCTAAAGCAGCAACGCCCACCTCTCGATGCGGATAGCGCGCATTACCGTCGATGGGCGCACGACGTACTGGAAGCCTTCAATCGCTTTCAATTGCTGTGCGCGGTGCGCCAGGGTCCATTTGGTACTGAGCGTTTGAACCGTGACGTTGCGGCGGCGCTGGTTGCGGCCGGTCTTATCGATACGGATCGCGGCTGGTACGAAGGCCGCCCCGTCATGATGACGCGCAACGATTACAGCCTCGGCCTTATGAACGGGGATATCGGCATCGCGTTGCGAATGCGGGGCGTCGACGGGGAACTTCGGCTGTATGTAGCATTTCCCGTCACGCGGGGCGCGGCGTCGACCGCACCGCTCGACGATGACGCACAGGTGCGTTGTGTGCTGCCTTCGCGCCTTGGCGAGGTGGAAACGGTTTATGCGATGACGGTGCATAAATCCCAAGGATCCGAATTCGAACACACAGCCCTAATATTGCCGGACGACGCACCAGCCATGCTTACGCGCGAGTTGTTGTACACCGGAGTTACCCGTGCGCGACGCTGGCTCACGCTCATCGCAAGCCGTGCTTCGATCGAACAGGCGTTGGCGCAGCGCACGCGGCGCTACTCCGGGTTGGCGGAGCGATTGCCCCCCATGTAG